Proteins encoded in a region of the Psychromicrobium lacuslunae genome:
- a CDS encoding HAD family hydrolase — MPGTDRRVFVFDLDGVVRNFDSLEIDAQIEQELGLPSGTLWHLTMESAELKQAVTGGLTRLEWEDLIEAELCVRTRTGADVARSFQRWRDNVGKLDSATVDIIESLRAKGLPVFLFTNGTDRVPAELAALGVAELFHGVLNSFNYGVRKPQAGAYQCAHREIEATLDRRVAPGSVFFTDDKEANVLAARDFGWQAEVFSGFGVVGGSCQGDKNHQQQ, encoded by the coding sequence GTGCCGGGAACTGATCGTCGAGTATTCGTATTCGACCTCGATGGAGTGGTGCGGAATTTTGATTCTCTGGAAATTGACGCGCAGATCGAGCAAGAACTTGGGCTGCCGAGCGGTACCTTGTGGCATCTCACGATGGAATCTGCAGAACTGAAGCAGGCCGTCACCGGTGGCTTGACTCGACTCGAATGGGAGGATCTGATCGAGGCCGAGTTATGCGTAAGAACCCGCACCGGAGCTGATGTGGCACGCAGCTTTCAGCGCTGGCGAGACAATGTCGGCAAGCTGGATTCCGCGACGGTCGATATCATCGAGAGTCTGCGAGCCAAGGGCCTGCCGGTATTTCTTTTCACCAACGGGACGGATCGAGTTCCCGCTGAGTTGGCCGCACTCGGCGTAGCGGAACTTTTTCATGGCGTGTTGAATAGCTTTAACTACGGTGTTCGTAAACCTCAGGCCGGAGCCTACCAATGCGCACACCGGGAGATTGAAGCTACGCTTGACCGGCGCGTCGCGCCCGGATCAGTGTTTTTTACTGATGATAAAGAAGCAAACGTGCTGGCTGCGCGAGACTTCGGTTGGCAGGCCGAGGTATTTTCTGGATTTGGCGTTGTTGGTGGTTCCTGCCAGGGCGACAAGAACCACCAACAACAATGA
- the mscL gene encoding large conductance mechanosensitive channel protein MscL, whose amino-acid sequence MIKGFKEFIMKGNVVDLAVAVVIGGAFGTVVTSLVNNIIMPLIAGIVGKPSFNDVLKFQIGADPSNFIEIGTFITVVLNFLIIALAIYFVVVVPMNHMIARRNAKLGITAEEDAPDPQVVLLTEIRDALKARN is encoded by the coding sequence ATGATCAAGGGATTCAAAGAATTTATTATGAAGGGCAACGTCGTCGACTTGGCGGTTGCCGTCGTCATCGGCGGGGCCTTCGGCACCGTTGTTACCTCACTCGTCAACAACATCATCATGCCGCTGATTGCTGGCATCGTTGGGAAGCCCAGCTTCAACGATGTGCTCAAGTTCCAAATCGGCGCCGACCCGAGCAACTTCATTGAAATCGGCACCTTTATCACGGTGGTACTGAACTTCCTCATTATCGCTCTGGCGATCTACTTCGTCGTGGTAGTTCCGATGAATCACATGATCGCTCGTCGTAATGCGAAGCTTGGCATCACTGCTGAAGAAGATGCACCGGATCCTCAGGTGGTGCTGCTGACCGAGATCCGCGATGCTTTGAAGGCGCGCAACTAG
- a CDS encoding isochorismatase family protein, whose product MTQALLVIDAQEELVNGGYAGELFNRDAVLGNIKLALQKAADAGAQVIFVRDKDVAGGSGAGFEVSSELVQPAGAVTIDKSNNNAFTRTPLGPFLEQRGIEHVVVCGFQSEYCIDTAVRAAVSRDLNVTLLEDAHSTVDSSVLSAEQIIAHENETLYAHGDLEHFCVTRSVNEDIFTPNHAETLAGWEAEEAS is encoded by the coding sequence ATGACACAGGCTCTCCTCGTTATTGACGCTCAGGAAGAGCTGGTCAACGGCGGCTACGCCGGTGAACTATTCAACCGCGATGCCGTGTTGGGCAATATCAAACTCGCGCTGCAGAAGGCGGCCGACGCCGGTGCGCAGGTGATCTTTGTGCGAGACAAGGATGTCGCTGGGGGAAGCGGAGCTGGTTTCGAGGTGTCCTCGGAGCTGGTGCAGCCCGCCGGAGCGGTCACCATCGACAAGTCAAATAACAATGCGTTCACCAGAACACCGCTTGGTCCGTTCCTGGAGCAGCGCGGTATTGAGCACGTGGTGGTTTGCGGCTTCCAGAGCGAGTACTGCATTGATACCGCGGTGCGCGCTGCGGTGTCCCGTGATCTCAATGTCACCTTGCTTGAAGACGCTCACTCCACGGTTGACTCCTCGGTGCTGAGTGCCGAACAGATTATCGCCCATGAGAACGAAACGCTCTACGCCCACGGTGACCTGGAGCATTTCTGCGTCACCCGCTCGGTGAATGAGGATATCTTCACTCCCAACCACGCCGAGACACTGGCAGGCTGGGAAGCCGAAGAGGCCAGCTAG
- a CDS encoding DUF1801 domain-containing protein, whose product MLSVDAHSVEEYFDFDLRRTKELRTIDGWIRTAAPTLERWFVPGSPPEKPGMTMRMIGYGRFSYTVKSSSQPIDWPVIGLTLQKNTMSLYLAAQRNGKPLAMSFASRLGKVSVGSSGAISFTRAADFEENAFRELLIAVSEPTTELRYGRAGN is encoded by the coding sequence ATGCTTAGCGTAGATGCGCACAGCGTTGAAGAATATTTTGACTTTGACCTGCGGCGTACGAAGGAGCTGCGTACCATCGATGGCTGGATCCGAACCGCGGCTCCTACTCTGGAACGCTGGTTCGTGCCCGGTTCGCCTCCAGAAAAGCCCGGTATGACGATGCGAATGATTGGTTATGGTCGTTTTAGCTACACGGTGAAATCATCGTCACAACCTATCGACTGGCCAGTGATCGGATTGACGCTTCAAAAGAACACCATGAGCCTCTATCTCGCCGCCCAACGGAACGGGAAACCGCTCGCCATGAGCTTCGCAAGCAGACTGGGCAAGGTTTCCGTTGGATCGAGCGGGGCGATAAGTTTTACTCGTGCTGCCGACTTCGAGGAAAATGCCTTCCGCGAATTGTTGATTGCGGTCAGCGAGCCAACCACAGAGCTAAGGTACGGTCGTGCCGGGAACTGA
- the glmS gene encoding glutamine--fructose-6-phosphate transaminase (isomerizing) — translation MCGIVGYVSRADQTRDHGALDVVLEGLRRLEYRGYDSAGVAVLSNGGVVSAKKAGKLSNLLAELEEHPLPAAQTGIGHTRWATHGGPTDVNAHPHLADEGKLALIHNGIIENFSELKTKLLEQGVSFLSSTDTEVAAALLGEEYRAASDLPQADRLTVAMQRACQQLEGAFTLLAVHAEQPDVVVAARRNSPLVVGLGEGENFLGSDVSGFIDYTRRAVELGQDQIVTITPETVVITDFFGAPAQGKEYEVNWDAAAAEKDGYPSFMEKEIHEQPRAVSETLLGRTDAAGKLILDELRIDPEQLKQVNKIIVLACGTSAYAGQVAKYAIEHWCRIPTEVELSHEFRYRDPIVDGNTLIISISQSGETMDTLMAVRYAREQGAKTLAICNTNGSTIPRESDAVLYTHAGPEIAVASTKAFLAQITAAYLLGLYLAQLRGNKFQGEIKDLLADLHKTPEKIQTVLDNEAQIRDLAVAMKDAKSVLFLGRHVGFPVAMEGALKLKELAYIHAEGFAAGELKHGPIALIEDGQPVFVVVPSPNGRDSLHAKVVSNIQEIRARGAKTIVIAEEGDEAVREFAEHVFYIPATPTLLAPLLTTVPLQIFACALASAKGYDVDQPRNLAKSVTVE, via the coding sequence ATGTGTGGAATTGTTGGCTACGTAAGCCGGGCGGATCAAACGCGAGATCATGGGGCCCTCGATGTTGTGCTGGAAGGTCTACGGAGGCTGGAATACCGCGGATATGACTCCGCCGGTGTAGCAGTGCTCTCCAACGGGGGAGTTGTTTCGGCCAAGAAAGCCGGGAAGCTGAGCAATTTGCTGGCGGAGCTAGAAGAACACCCGCTTCCGGCGGCGCAGACCGGTATCGGGCACACTCGGTGGGCTACCCACGGTGGTCCCACCGACGTCAATGCGCACCCTCATCTGGCTGATGAAGGCAAGCTGGCATTGATTCACAACGGCATCATTGAAAACTTCTCCGAGTTGAAGACCAAGCTGCTTGAGCAGGGTGTTAGCTTCCTCTCTTCAACCGATACTGAGGTGGCGGCAGCGCTGCTCGGTGAGGAATACCGGGCAGCTAGCGATCTGCCGCAGGCCGATCGGCTCACCGTTGCCATGCAGCGTGCTTGCCAGCAGCTAGAGGGTGCCTTCACACTGCTCGCAGTGCACGCCGAGCAGCCCGACGTGGTGGTGGCCGCGCGTCGTAATTCGCCTTTGGTGGTTGGCTTGGGCGAAGGGGAGAACTTCCTCGGCTCTGACGTTTCCGGATTCATCGACTACACCCGACGTGCGGTGGAACTCGGTCAGGACCAAATTGTCACGATCACCCCGGAAACCGTGGTGATCACCGACTTCTTCGGTGCCCCCGCGCAAGGCAAAGAGTACGAGGTCAACTGGGACGCGGCAGCCGCCGAGAAAGACGGCTACCCCTCGTTCATGGAGAAGGAAATCCACGAGCAGCCGCGTGCCGTCTCGGAAACCCTGCTGGGCCGCACCGATGCCGCCGGCAAGTTGATTCTCGACGAGTTGCGGATCGACCCGGAGCAGCTCAAACAAGTCAATAAGATCATTGTGCTGGCCTGTGGTACCAGCGCCTACGCCGGGCAGGTCGCCAAGTATGCTATTGAGCATTGGTGCCGGATCCCCACCGAGGTGGAGCTCTCGCATGAGTTCCGCTATCGCGATCCGATTGTGGATGGCAATACTCTGATCATCTCGATTTCGCAGTCCGGCGAGACCATGGATACCTTGATGGCGGTGCGTTACGCTCGCGAACAGGGTGCCAAGACGCTGGCAATCTGCAATACCAATGGTTCGACCATTCCGCGTGAGTCAGATGCGGTGCTTTACACTCACGCCGGTCCGGAGATTGCGGTCGCCTCGACCAAGGCGTTCTTGGCCCAGATCACCGCCGCTTACCTGCTCGGCCTGTACTTGGCCCAATTGCGCGGCAATAAGTTCCAGGGTGAGATCAAGGATCTGCTGGCTGACTTGCACAAGACGCCGGAGAAAATCCAGACCGTGCTGGACAACGAAGCTCAGATCAGGGACTTGGCCGTAGCCATGAAGGATGCCAAGTCGGTGCTCTTCCTGGGCCGACACGTCGGCTTCCCGGTGGCGATGGAAGGCGCGCTCAAGCTCAAGGAACTGGCTTATATTCATGCCGAGGGCTTTGCTGCCGGTGAGTTGAAGCACGGTCCGATTGCGCTGATCGAGGACGGTCAGCCGGTTTTCGTGGTGGTGCCTTCGCCGAACGGTCGTGATTCACTGCATGCCAAGGTGGTCTCCAATATTCAGGAGATCCGGGCTCGCGGTGCGAAGACCATCGTGATCGCTGAAGAGGGCGATGAAGCCGTGCGCGAATTCGCCGAGCACGTGTTCTACATTCCGGCCACGCCGACCCTCTTGGCGCCGCTGCTGACCACTGTTCCTTTGCAGATCTTCGCCTGCGCGCTGGCTAGTGCTAAGGGCTACGACGTCGACCAGCCGCGGAACTTGGCCAAGTCTGTGACGGTGGAGTAA
- a CDS encoding M15 family metallopeptidase — MPAPAVKRRVFLGLGGLMLIGVGGCESAATEPSGSGSPSALASSSTGQSSGLLTTSSITSPGTVPGPAQHSPSALAHSIDDPSSLWVIVNKHRPLKPQTYRPADLVRPQVSSAVSGESGLLRAAAARGLEALAAAAASQGTPLTLVSGFRSYQTQVATYQSYANSVGVAGADHASARPGYSEHQTGLAVDIGDAGGCNLQPCFAQRPLATWASENCHRFGFVVRYQLNFHPISGYFAEPWHLRFVGTELATAVKKSGLHTLEQYFGLAAAPSYS; from the coding sequence ATGCCTGCACCGGCTGTGAAGCGACGTGTTTTTCTGGGCTTGGGTGGCCTCATGCTGATCGGGGTGGGCGGCTGTGAATCAGCCGCAACGGAGCCGAGCGGATCCGGCTCGCCGTCAGCGCTTGCGTCGTCCTCTACCGGGCAATCTTCAGGTCTGCTAACAACCTCATCGATAACGAGTCCTGGCACCGTTCCTGGACCAGCTCAGCATTCCCCCAGTGCACTGGCGCATTCGATTGACGATCCCAGCTCACTGTGGGTCATCGTTAATAAACATCGTCCGCTTAAACCGCAGACCTACCGACCAGCGGACCTGGTCCGTCCACAAGTCTCCAGTGCGGTCAGCGGCGAAAGCGGCCTACTCCGGGCCGCTGCGGCACGTGGCCTCGAAGCCTTAGCCGCGGCCGCCGCCAGCCAGGGTACCCCATTGACCTTGGTCAGCGGGTTTCGCTCTTATCAAACCCAGGTGGCGACCTATCAGAGCTACGCGAACTCGGTCGGCGTGGCGGGCGCGGATCACGCCTCGGCACGCCCCGGCTACTCAGAACATCAAACCGGCCTAGCGGTGGACATTGGCGACGCCGGTGGGTGTAATCTGCAGCCTTGCTTCGCGCAACGGCCGCTCGCGACGTGGGCCAGCGAGAACTGCCACCGTTTTGGTTTCGTGGTGCGTTATCAATTGAACTTCCACCCGATCAGCGGATATTTTGCCGAGCCCTGGCATCTCAGATTCGTCGGCACCGAGTTGGCGACGGCGGTCAAGAAGTCTGGTTTGCACACCTTAGAGCAGTACTTCGGCCTGGCAGCCGCGCCCAGCTATTCCTGA
- a CDS encoding leucine-rich repeat domain-containing protein — protein sequence MKKRLSIATSAALVALSATLLAAQPAGAAETINIADADLRLCVNVELGQLPSATITTDQALKITRLECYSSQMQSLSGLENFTNLQDFSVQKSYDAPQKPGLSDLTPIANLTSLQKLSLPQNLITDLSALKNLSNLTDLQLRKNNLTDISGIAGLTKLSSLDLSENQLSDISALTKLNGLVKADLNTNKISVLPTFTPLPALSSLNLDWNTITDVSALKPLVLPGRNVSVSWERIDLPGVEVRKPQLNPLRDLNGAPVHPIAQEGTSYSSDFSSWRFGTSGPKMVEWDVKVPGFSFAGKFEQLSVAVPTPLRDDAVQIKPGQSTTIDVLANDGGSNETAIISESLSLVGSKDKNEATLILPQGTFKVVKGKISFTPSKTFKQGTVAIHYWVYNNDGIRTTAKLSVTVVNKAIAGTVVPTATAKGTALPINVNNPQQILVSAASGQPGQSSQSEQTQGEASMPLANTGSNSEFPLSLACFLLIGGAAIVATCRIASRNKAA from the coding sequence ATGAAGAAGAGATTGTCTATCGCGACATCGGCAGCCTTAGTTGCACTGTCAGCGACTCTGCTCGCCGCCCAGCCTGCCGGAGCTGCAGAGACTATCAATATCGCCGACGCAGATTTGAGGCTCTGCGTCAATGTCGAGTTGGGACAGCTGCCAAGTGCGACAATCACCACCGATCAGGCTCTCAAAATTACCCGGTTGGAATGCTATTCCAGCCAGATGCAGAGTCTGAGCGGCCTAGAGAATTTCACCAATCTTCAGGATTTCTCGGTACAGAAGTCTTATGATGCTCCGCAGAAACCCGGACTGAGCGATCTGACACCGATTGCCAACCTCACCTCACTACAGAAGTTATCACTTCCGCAGAATCTGATCACCGATCTTTCAGCGCTAAAGAACCTCAGCAATCTGACGGATCTTCAACTCCGAAAGAATAATCTGACCGATATTAGCGGTATTGCTGGGCTCACCAAGTTGAGCAGCTTAGACCTCAGCGAAAATCAGCTCTCGGATATTTCCGCACTGACGAAGCTGAACGGTTTAGTGAAAGCCGATTTGAACACCAACAAAATCAGCGTACTGCCGACTTTCACCCCACTGCCCGCACTTTCCAGCCTCAACCTAGATTGGAACACCATCACCGATGTTTCGGCGCTCAAACCGCTAGTGTTGCCAGGACGCAATGTCTCAGTCAGTTGGGAGCGCATTGATCTTCCAGGTGTCGAAGTAAGGAAGCCGCAGCTCAATCCGTTACGCGATCTCAACGGCGCTCCAGTTCACCCGATCGCTCAGGAAGGAACCAGCTACAGCAGCGACTTCAGTTCCTGGCGCTTCGGCACTTCTGGCCCCAAGATGGTCGAATGGGATGTCAAGGTTCCAGGTTTCAGCTTCGCTGGCAAATTCGAGCAGCTTTCCGTTGCGGTTCCCACTCCATTGCGTGACGATGCCGTGCAGATCAAACCGGGGCAAAGCACCACGATCGACGTACTGGCCAACGATGGTGGCAGCAACGAAACAGCAATCATTAGCGAAAGCCTGAGTCTGGTGGGCAGTAAGGACAAGAATGAGGCAACGCTGATCCTCCCGCAAGGCACTTTCAAAGTAGTGAAGGGGAAGATTTCCTTCACCCCCAGCAAAACCTTTAAGCAAGGCACGGTCGCCATTCACTACTGGGTTTACAACAACGACGGAATTAGAACCACCGCCAAACTCTCAGTCACGGTAGTAAACAAAGCGATCGCCGGAACAGTGGTGCCGACCGCTACTGCTAAAGGAACGGCTCTACCTATCAACGTCAATAATCCCCAACAAATTCTGGTGTCGGCAGCCTCGGGCCAGCCCGGACAATCCAGCCAGTCCGAACAAACTCAAGGCGAAGCTTCGATGCCTCTGGCCAACACTGGCAGTAATTCGGAGTTTCCGCTGAGTCTGGCTTGCTTCCTGTTGATCGGCGGAGCAGCTATTGTGGCAACCTGCCGCATTGCTTCACGAAACAAGGCTGCCTAA
- the coaA gene encoding type I pantothenate kinase: MSLQRTESGDGASPFVELDRQRWSRLAAEMEQPLNQEDIVRLRGLDDPLNMDEVREVYLPLSRLLNLYVAAAGQLHSATTTFLGEKTQRTPFVIGVAGSVAVGKSTTARILRELLRRWPDTPNVELVTTDGFLYPNAELERRGLMQRKGFPESYDRRALLRFVSEVKGGAEEVRAPWYSHLTYDIVPGKEVVVHRPDVLIVEGLNVLAPARPQQDGRAGLAVSDFFDFSVFVDAKTSYIEQWYIDRFLSLRQSAFAQPGSYFPRYASLSDAEAVDTARGIWQRINEPNLNENVLPTRGRARLVLTKDADHSIRRMLLRKT, from the coding sequence GTGAGTTTGCAACGCACGGAATCAGGCGACGGCGCCTCCCCTTTTGTTGAGCTGGATCGTCAGCGCTGGTCGAGGTTGGCCGCGGAGATGGAGCAACCACTCAACCAAGAAGACATTGTGCGCCTGCGTGGTCTTGACGATCCACTCAATATGGATGAGGTTCGGGAGGTCTACCTACCGCTGTCCCGGCTGCTGAATCTCTATGTCGCTGCCGCCGGTCAGCTGCATTCAGCGACCACAACCTTCCTCGGCGAAAAAACCCAGCGCACCCCTTTTGTCATCGGTGTGGCCGGTTCCGTTGCAGTGGGAAAATCCACCACGGCACGGATTCTGCGAGAACTACTGCGGCGTTGGCCGGATACCCCGAATGTGGAGCTAGTCACCACCGATGGCTTCCTCTACCCCAATGCAGAGCTGGAGCGCCGGGGCTTAATGCAACGCAAGGGGTTCCCCGAGTCCTACGATCGGCGCGCCTTGCTGCGTTTCGTCAGTGAAGTTAAGGGTGGAGCCGAGGAGGTGCGTGCCCCCTGGTATTCGCACCTCACCTACGACATTGTGCCGGGCAAAGAAGTGGTGGTGCACCGGCCCGATGTACTGATTGTCGAGGGGCTCAATGTGCTCGCCCCGGCTCGACCGCAGCAGGATGGTCGCGCGGGTCTGGCGGTCAGCGACTTTTTCGATTTTTCGGTTTTTGTCGATGCCAAGACCTCCTATATCGAACAGTGGTACATCGACAGGTTTCTCTCGCTGCGGCAATCAGCCTTCGCGCAGCCAGGATCATACTTCCCGCGTTACGCTTCGCTTTCGGACGCGGAAGCGGTCGACACTGCGCGCGGCATCTGGCAACGGATCAACGAGCCCAACCTGAACGAAAACGTCCTGCCGACCCGTGGACGTGCCAGACTGGTACTGACAAAAGACGCGGATCATTCGATCCGCCGCATGCTGCTGCGAAAGACCTAG
- a CDS encoding NAD(P)H-hydrate epimerase: MITGYTGTAVRDAEQPLLEAGRGPELMAKAAYGLANAVAWRLRESGGTYGSSIVLLIGPGNNGGDALYAATLLLNRGVRATAVLVADRAHQEALTSFRLAGGRILKLDGRHEECLAVALSADLVIDGILGIGARGGLRGELAGFVERLAEHAPAVIACDLPSGLDADSGAVSGPLLAALETVTFGAIKTGLLLPPGEEFCGELSQIDLGLELGDAELRRLDEHDIVDHWPWPHRVDHKYSRGVLGVVAGSNAYPGAAHLALRGALSAGTGMIRYLGPADPPPEVVRGASTVAANRVQAWLVGPGVVEDEAQQRRCLDALRSGLPVVADAGALSLLPRELGPNIVLTPHAGELATLLSGLGDRTERTDVERQPLRHAKRAVELTGATVLLKGATTIVVGPDGQVYSQSEGTPWLATAGSGDTLAGIIGTLLASGVEPALAAAMAASVHGRAGVLASQGGPIAASDIATAVPRVLGELSCLA; this comes from the coding sequence ATGATCACCGGCTACACCGGAACCGCTGTTCGGGACGCCGAGCAGCCGCTGCTCGAGGCTGGGCGGGGGCCGGAGCTAATGGCTAAGGCAGCTTATGGTTTAGCCAACGCAGTAGCTTGGCGGCTTCGTGAGTCGGGCGGCACCTATGGTAGTTCGATCGTGCTCCTCATCGGCCCGGGAAACAACGGCGGTGATGCGCTTTACGCTGCTACTCTCCTGCTCAATCGTGGGGTGCGGGCGACTGCGGTACTTGTTGCGGACCGTGCTCATCAAGAGGCGCTTACCAGCTTTCGCCTCGCTGGCGGGAGAATTCTGAAGCTTGACGGTCGGCATGAGGAGTGTCTGGCCGTGGCGCTCAGCGCTGATTTAGTGATCGACGGCATCCTGGGCATCGGAGCGCGCGGAGGCCTCCGAGGCGAGCTGGCAGGTTTCGTTGAGAGACTTGCTGAACACGCCCCGGCGGTTATTGCCTGCGACCTGCCTAGCGGACTCGATGCGGATAGCGGTGCTGTCTCGGGGCCGCTGTTGGCTGCCCTAGAAACGGTAACTTTCGGCGCCATTAAAACCGGGCTGCTATTACCTCCCGGTGAAGAATTTTGCGGTGAACTGAGCCAGATCGATCTTGGTCTTGAACTAGGCGATGCTGAACTTCGCCGACTTGATGAACACGACATCGTCGACCATTGGCCATGGCCGCACCGGGTCGATCATAAATACTCCCGCGGTGTGTTGGGCGTGGTTGCTGGTTCAAATGCTTATCCGGGAGCTGCCCACCTGGCCTTGCGCGGGGCGCTCTCGGCGGGGACCGGCATGATTCGTTATCTTGGCCCGGCTGATCCACCCCCGGAGGTCGTCAGAGGTGCTTCGACGGTGGCCGCCAATCGGGTGCAGGCCTGGCTAGTCGGCCCCGGAGTGGTTGAGGACGAGGCGCAACAGCGGCGCTGCCTGGACGCTCTGCGATCCGGTTTGCCGGTAGTCGCCGATGCCGGTGCGCTCAGCTTGCTGCCCAGAGAACTTGGCCCGAACATAGTCCTCACGCCGCACGCCGGTGAACTCGCTACTTTACTGAGCGGCCTAGGAGACCGTACTGAACGCACTGATGTTGAACGGCAACCCCTGCGACATGCCAAGCGCGCCGTTGAACTGACCGGGGCAACTGTGCTGCTCAAGGGGGCTACCACGATTGTGGTGGGCCCGGATGGCCAGGTTTACAGCCAGTCAGAGGGCACGCCATGGCTGGCTACCGCGGGGAGCGGAGACACCCTGGCGGGGATTATCGGCACGCTGCTTGCCTCCGGCGTTGAGCCGGCGCTGGCAGCCGCGATGGCTGCCAGCGTGCATGGCCGGGCCGGAGTGCTGGCTTCGCAAGGCGGACCTATCGCCGCTAGTGATATTGCCACTGCGGTGCCAAGAGTGTTAGGCGAGCTTTCATGCTTAGCGTAG
- a CDS encoding holo-ACP synthase, which translates to MIIGIGIDVVDIERFGRQLERTPGLLDRLFVPAERGLNTRSLAARFAAKEAVAKALGAPAGMNWQDCWIGLDESGPTVQVKGTVAAVAEARGVKRWHLSMSHDGGISTAFVIGEG; encoded by the coding sequence ATGATCATCGGGATTGGCATTGACGTGGTGGACATCGAACGGTTCGGTCGGCAGTTGGAGCGCACTCCTGGACTGCTGGATAGACTGTTCGTGCCAGCTGAGCGCGGCTTGAACACCCGTTCACTCGCGGCGAGGTTTGCCGCTAAGGAAGCGGTCGCCAAAGCACTAGGGGCACCCGCTGGAATGAACTGGCAGGATTGCTGGATTGGCCTCGACGAAAGCGGTCCGACTGTACAGGTGAAGGGCACAGTTGCCGCGGTCGCCGAGGCTCGTGGGGTCAAACGGTGGCATCTCTCGATGAGCCACGACGGCGGGATCTCAACGGCGTTTGTGATCGGCGAGGGCTAG